The following proteins come from a genomic window of Candidatus Eremiobacteraceae bacterium:
- a CDS encoding STAS domain-containing protein: MMSFAVALQTYGQTTLLELVGELDMAAAPTFLEVVSDQLRRGSDAFVVDLDRLTYIDSRGLYALIEMLRSVRNQRGDVAIVLTNAQISRVFAISGIDSVFRFFPDRPTALTFISAAIRPASAV; this comes from the coding sequence ATGATGAGTTTTGCGGTCGCTCTGCAGACATACGGCCAGACCACGTTGCTCGAGCTCGTCGGCGAGCTCGACATGGCCGCGGCGCCGACGTTCCTCGAAGTGGTCAGCGATCAGCTAAGACGCGGATCCGATGCGTTTGTCGTCGATCTCGACAGGCTCACCTACATCGACTCGCGCGGCCTGTACGCGCTCATCGAGATGCTGCGTTCCGTCCGCAATCAACGCGGCGACGTGGCGATCGTGCTTACCAACGCGCAGATCTCGCGCGTGTTCGCGATCAGCGGCATCGACAGCGTTTTTCGTTTCTTCCCCGACCGGCCCACCGCACTGACATTCATAAGCGCGGCGATACGGCCGGCATCCGCGGTTTGA